A region of Trachemys scripta elegans isolate TJP31775 chromosome 24, CAS_Tse_1.0, whole genome shotgun sequence DNA encodes the following proteins:
- the LOC117869690 gene encoding sulfotransferase 2B1-like, translating into MACDYFTHKGVLFPCLDYSPEVLSNVENEFQVRDDDVFNITYPKSGTNWMLEILSLIRCDGDPGWVRSVLNWERAPWVENRTGLEAALKYPPPRLLCSHLPVQLFPKSLQRSKAKIIYTLRCPKDVLVSLYHFSKLLCLFKDPGSLDSFLEDFLSGNVPYGSWFDHITGWMGLKGNENFFSITYEELQQDPWGSVQRICHFLGKELSEEQVAAVVENASFQSMKGNKMSNFSQLRDEYMDHQKGEFLRKGICGDWRNHLSEVQRQRFDTVYQEQMQGLGMTFPWD; encoded by the exons ATGGCGTGTGACTACTTCACCCACAAGGGGGTACTGTTTCCATGCCTGGATTACTCCCCTGAGGTACTGAGCAACGTGGAGAACGAATTCCAGGTGCGGGACGACGACGTCTTCAACATCACCTACCCCAAGTCAG GCACTAACTGGATGCTGGAGATCCTGAGTCTGATCCGTTGTGACGGGGACCCCGGCTGGGTGCGCAGCGTGCTGAACTGGGAGCGGGCGCCCTGGGTGGAGAACCGGACGGGGCTGGAGGCTGCCCTGAAATACCCCCCgccccggctgctctgctcccacCTCCCCGTCCAGCTCTTCCCCAAGTCCCTGCAGCGCTCCAAGGCCAAG atcaTCTACACCCTGCGCTGCCCCAAGGACGTCCTGGTCTCGCTGTACCACTTCTCCAAGCTTCTGTGTCTCTTCAAGGACCCTGGCTCACTGGACTCCTTCCTCGAGGACTTCCTGAGTGGGAACG TGCCGTATGGCTCCTGGTTCGACCACATCACTGGTTGGATGGGGCTGAAGGGCAACGAGAACTTCTTCTCCATCACCTACGAGGAGCTGCAGCAG GATCcgtggggcagcgtgcagagaatCTGCCACTTCCTGGGGAAGGAGCTGAGTGAGGAGCAAGTGGCCGCGGTGGTGGAGAATGCCTCCTTCCAGAGCATGAAGGGGAACAAAATGTCGAACTTCTCCCAGCTGAGGGACGAGTACATGGACCACCAGAAGGGGGAATTCCTGAGGAAAG GGATCTGCGGTGACTGGAGGAACCATCTCTCGGAGGTTCAGAGACAACGATTCGACACCGTTTACCAGGAGCAGATGCAGGGTCTGGGCATGACCTTCCCCTGGGACTGA